ATTCACTCtcatgatttctttttcttttttaaaaaaaaatggacagGATACttaatactattaattattaaagctttttacaatcaaatcaaacaacctTTGTAACATTCATTACTTGAAATCAAATATATCTCACAAATCAAATGTTTCATCCTAAAATAATCAATTAGAAGAGTTTAGTGTACAATGAAACGAATCTCGTTAGATGccaataaatcaaaatatggAGAgagacaaggtttttaaaacacATTCAAATGCCTATAATTCCCACTTTCTTCTATATCCAAAGAATCCAACAAAAACGGGGTCGTGTTCGCACCTAGTTCGTTCCCAACACGTGTCGAAACGCTAACACTAAGAGAAGAAGGGAAAATGTAGATCAAAGCTGTGGTTTGGATCAAGATTCCCATAGATGCCACAGTTGCTTGCGGGTTAAGTAACAGTCCACATAGAAGAATCATGATTTCGTACCACCACCATTCTAGACAAACCGAGACACAGCTAGGGATTGCTAAATTCATTAGAGATCTCCATCCTTTAAAACAATCCATCGAAAACCCTCCCCAAGTCTTGTCGTAAACACCAGAAACCACAATATAGATGATCAGAAACCCTAGGAGATTGACATTAGTCCAGATTGCTCCCAAAGCGACTCCTTTAAGTCCGAGACCAAGGGAAGAAACGAGAAGGTAGTTGATTGGAATGTGGAGCAATACGGCGAAGAAAGCAGAGTAAGTAAGAGGAAGAGTGATCGATTGAGATCGGAGGTAGATACGGATAGGGTGTAAAAAAGATTGGAGAATCAGATcagggagagagaagaggataAAGATCTCAGCTTGGTCCGAGATTTCTTCGTCTTGTCCGAAGAACAAAAGGATCTTTTTGATGTTGAGCCAGAGGAGAGAGATGGGAAGAGAACAGAGGAGAAGCAAAAGTGTGGTTCTTTGCAAAGCAAGGCctaaaagtttgaatcttttggCGCCAAAGGCTTGAACACAGATGGGTTCCATGCCAATAGAAAGACCGGAGAGTAGAGAGTAGCCCGTGATGTTGGCAAAGCCGAGTGCGAGCGAGCCGCCCGAGAGAGCAGAGAGATCGTTGAGACGGCCGAGGAAGAGCATTGAGATCATTGAACGAGAGTAGAGAAGTAAACCAGTTAAGATCATTGGGAGAGATATTTTGGCGATTGATTTGGCTTCTTGAATCAAAGAGGAGAGATGATTCGGGTTAGGATTTGGATCTTGTCGGTGATCTGTATGGTTCTTGATGATCAAAGGAGCTGCCATGATTAcaggtttgagagagagagaggacagagaaagagagagaggatgatgatgatgaagaagaagaagaagaagaaggtattgTTGATGTGTGAAAGGTGTGTTATAAGTTTGAAATTAAGTGACTAATTATGCTTTATTGGGAATGAGAGATGTTATTTTGACTAAAGATATTAAGTCTTAAttacaacataacaattttgGCGGTTTTTGACTAGCCATTATGTCATTTCTTCTTATGACTCCGTCTTCATCCTCCTACTACTACCGAGAAgacactattttatttttatcatttgtgGAAATTGgaattacaaaaactaaaaaagtttcCAAGAAAATACGATTTTTTCAGATGTCTATTTGGAATAACATGCAAATTTACGTTTTGGATTTCCAGGGGAAATTtcccttgtaaatttttttggaaattttgtatataaatttatatattgttagtGATACATTACAAGTTAACAACTAAGCTGAGATAAAAATGAGACGTTTTTTGGGGtttctatttttaactaaaaaaaccaGTGTAACAAATTGACTCGTGTCGTTATCTTCCTCACTTTTAATAGTATTgaattttactattaaaagGATTCTTCAAGgtgccacaaaaaaaaaaaaaaaacaagaaattgttTTGTAAAACTTACGTAATTTTTACAGAACCTCAATTAATTGATTAACTGGGCTCAAAGTAGTAGTAGGCTAATAGGGAACACATGGACACAGATCATACTGATACATATACCAAAATGGCGATTAGTTTGGCTTCTTGGATCGGTAAGATCACCACGAATTGAATTGGTTGGACacaatttgatataaaatatgtgatattattaaataaaaattccatTTTGTTCGAGGCTTTGACCAATAATGTATAAGAAATCTCCTTATTATTctgtataatatattaatatgatacAACTTTGTCCcattctatttttgtaaattcaaataataaattaagcACCTGTAGAGAGATTGATATCAAGTTGTTTCGAAATACtaagatttaaaatttctagaccctttattaatattaaaaattcggAAGATGTTGATGCTTGCAAATTGCAATAAAGTGAGAAATTATATGGAATATACCTATTTAATACAGATTATAAATTGCAAAATAATTATTGGACCACCCTATTCATATAGTCGAGGGGAAAATTATAGTTTGGCAAAAAGAGAAAGGCTTACTTTCATAATTAGTTtcaattgaatattttttacgaagtgtttatatatatttggaataaGAATTTATTGTTTCTGCATAAATATAATACGAGGTCACATGCTTCACCTCTATAGAATGTGGACCATTAATATATAGCTTAAGTTGAGGGATGATGggatataataataacattatctTATCACGAGCTATGTCGAtcgtttattatattataataaagaaTTCACAACTGTAAATAGAAATAGAGAGTATATGAAgtacaaacaataattaaaaaatttaaatataaatgatattacaaaattacacattgtatatgatatttttagagattttagatttggattttctgaaTGATTAGGATTTTCTGATCAAAAAGATACAATCAGTTTTATAGGAGAGTTTCGCTTTGTAAATCTATAAATGACCCGTATACCAACAAAAGagaattaattattattattatttatatcaaGAACTGAGTTTTCTtttagagtaattttttttgtccagTACTATTAAACCTATAAAGTTAATAACGAATCACAAATTAGatcaaattatgttttattgaTAACATAAATTCCAAGAATTTAAGAATGTACTGtattttgatgatatcaaatattattcaaaatcatgtgaatatttatttttctcttccttttctgtGCAAAATACTTAAACTTGGGTTAAGGtaatcttaaaaagaaaatataaggtTAAGGTTATCTAGGAATCTAATAGAGTACAGTTAGATAGATTGTTTTCGTTAACAATTAAATTGTGTTCCTAATTCTCATCACCCTGTCAATGTTTGATTGTATTTTTCCTGTAATCAGTATAACACAAATATTTAATGGTTGTTTATCCATATACATTAATCTAGAAACAATACCTTCATATGATCTTAAACAAGAATATCTTGTGAGACAAAAGATGTCATAGAGtcaaaaatgttcaaaaatcTATAATATCCTTGGCATGGAATGAATCAACACCATAAAGAGATCCTAAGTAATAGGAGGAATCCTAATCGTCTAATTTATGCATTCTTTATGCATGTAGCttttaactaaacaaacctTGTGTCCTGTCGCTTTTGGTGACTTTGGTTTATGACATAAACCATTATCCGATATACACTTAATGTCTAAATATATTAAGAAGTTGTCGTGGGATCTATGACATTAATCATcgtattatcttataaaaattgtttacacGCTCATGCTTTAGTAGTTATTTCTTCTAAGTCTTAAGTTTACAAACATTGAAACATTCCTCTCTAATGGGTATCAtttgcttttgaaatatattttgttaaatttggattgtatcccaacatatttaagatttaaaccaaacagaaaaaagaGAATTATCATTTTGATAGGACTCTAAGACCATCATTACTCATCGTTGCTTCCccaaattttcttattaaaaattaataaaaaaatacataaggGAGAGAGGAAGGAAGTAACAATTGCTTAAGTTGCTCTGTATAGCAACGTTTCTCCAACATTTCTCATACTTTTATACACATGTGAATTTttcattagttatatattaaatttttgttttttgtttttggagcaACTGTGAATCCGTACTCTGCTAATGATGCTCTTACTTTCTTTAGTCTTATACTCTTATTAAGATCAAGTTCTGTTGGAATCGTTTGTACGAAGTGTATTGTCATGACTCATGACTTTTatgagttttttctttatttcatgactcttaaaacaaaagagaaaataacgTTCTGATGCCAAGGGATGCGAATACAAAAGCCCAGTAATAAAGCCCAACATATATCTATCTTCCAccaatttacatttttttttgtcatcaattAACTTAGCTCCAAAATTCCacctttaaaaatttggaaagaaaaaaaaaactcatactGAATCAGTGAATCTctgtattattttatacaaaaatagtTTATGagaaaccaaacaataaaactcATATCTGTTCTTTATGCGAAAGTGCAAAATGCACCTATGATGtgtgtaggaaaaaaaaaaaaagaaaaaaaaaaccttatttcCTGTAATACATATGAACTTATAACCGAAATATGTATAGTttgttaatattaaaattttacttgaatcttctaatttttgttattttaccaTATACGGTTTTTGAATATATAGACCTAGCACGAAATTAGTTATCTGAAATACCGgactatattacaaaattactTCATCATACGATCTCAAATTCGAACTCTAATGAGGTGATTAAGTCATGGTTTCTCAAATTCGAGCTCTAGCTTTAACCTTCGTCCGAATAAACTATGCGTTAAAGATTTGAAAACAAATGTTATAAAGTATATAAGGAAGAGTCGGTTGCATCGTTGCAGTGTCGAAGCTGTTAGGAGAGATCTATAGACTATAAGTCtaaagtataataataaaattacattaTTCGACTAAAACAgcactttgtttcttttaaaagtacAGTTAAATCTGAAAGATGTGCACACGTGGTGGTGGCGTTAATGATGATTGGGCAAAATATGCATGGAAGCCGCAAGAATCTCGTCCACTGTCTTTTATTTACGAGGTCAACTTGAGGTCTTTATTCCCCTCTTAAACCCATAATAAGTATCATAACCCACCCATAAGgccataaacaaaaaactaattttacttAATAAATTTGTGAAAAGCGATATTCTTATTtcgtaaattttaaaaatttcactTGTTGCAGTTTATTACTAGTAGAAGATTATGTTCCCATTAGTTATATGGAGTGAAGTACATAACATTGACATTTATACATAGTTTTATATGTGGAGACCAAatggtttgttttaaaaataaatctatctTTTCAAACGTAGCATTCAATGTACATTTAAATCCAACATGATTTACTCGATTTCTTGTCTGTCGTTttcatttttgaaaatttatattgatgatttttcacatatactactatatatgtatatttatataactgtgagtttaaaaaagaaaagagactacaaaactacaaaaaaaaagacacaccgtttatataattgtattgtTAATACTGTTAAGCTGTACTTCAATAATTTTGTGATTATTAAACATCTAAAAACCTTTTCCCCATACGGGACACCTCATACCAAATCGATAATATGTGTGTAATCTCCGTAATCAatcatttgagttttttttcttctaatcttATGACAATCGTAATAACTGATCCTCTATAGTCACGTCCCTAccacatctttgtttttttagcaTATATTTTCGTAATTACTTACTACAAAGATATATATCCGTATAGATAAAATCaaatacattttggtttatgtcctttaaattttaattatttttttttttaacaacattaACCCGTtaaaaaattccataaataatattgtagagaaacttaaatactaaactttcttaaattgaccaacatttgttacatttattgctataaaatcttaacaacatctatgcattctgatttttccaaaaaaaactctacccattaaagttttaactcattaaatattcaaaactatttttatggatgctagaatctctcaaattttaaatgatatacaacagattttctataacatttataaatttcctaaactgaaaatccaatatatatatatatatatatatatttttgaagtaatatatatatacaaacagttataattaataattttagtgttttatcctaataaaattataatactttaagaaTAATTGTATCATCcggttaaatataaaaaatattaaaaattaaaaatagataattttattactaaattaaatatcactaaaatcaaacatcattataaataaaattaaataattgttccgtggtgtaccacggatTAAATCCTAGTAAATGTATAAAACTTTAATTTCCCCTATAgctgttacatatatatatatatatatatttgtatatttaataCTGTATCCTcccaaaaattaaatacaatatcTGACCTCTGTCAACTATTCAAAATCCACAAAGAAGCTTATTTATTTCCCTAACTCTTTATCTATCAATCTCACTCATCACTCATATCCTCAGATTCACATACTCTTCGATTGCTTCCTTCTCCAATGGCATCGATCAGTTCTTCCTCCGATCATCACCTTCCGGTGAGCAGAAGACGGTTAAAGCCATTGATATTACGAGATTACCTCCTCGAAGATCTCAGTTCATGCTCATCCAACGGCTTCAAATCATTCCCTCGTATCCTCAACGCTGAGGTCAAACGTTCAAGAACCTTTCACCACAGTCCTCGTCTTACCTGCGGGTTAGCGTTTAGTCACGCCGTTCATAAAGCTTCGACGGCGTTACTCACCGCCGTTAAACTCTTGCCGTTCCCTTCCTCCGTTAAGTCTCCAACTCGGACGAGAGATAACAAGAAAGTGCTTTTCTCAAGAAGCTTCTGGAGGATCAAACGTTCGCGACGTGAGCTCAAAGTCGACGGAGAGAACAAACAAGAAACGGATGATCGTGAAAAGGAGATCCAACGGTGGAGAATATTCGCTGATTTTCTCCAAGAGAGTCAAGAATATCAACCGTACGATCACGTTTCCCCGACGGATTCGTTTTCTGGTGAGGCGACATTGTCAAACGACGCCGTCGGTGACTCGTTAAGTTTTAGTAGCGAGAACTCGGAGGTCGTGACTCACTCATCATCAGGCGAAGTAGTAGTTATTATGAGTGGGGATTGTGTAGGGTCACATGTCAGTGACGGATCGTCTCTCCACGACAACACAGAGGTTAGTTAGTTAACaaactttcaatttttattattttgcttGTCCAATGATCATCCGCCACGTCACTTTTCTCAATTTACCAACTATTTAGTATCACAACTTATTGCAAGAGCTAACAATTAAGTGAACTAAGTTGAACTTAACATTATGATGTTGGGTTAGGTTTATTGAAAGTTGTCGGTTCGTACGTGAGTCACGTGTGTGTGTGGTAGGAGGGacttattataaattttggaatGTGAGCGATGTAATCGAGAGCTCTCTGATTCTTCTTGGTGGCTTCGAAAGCGGATTCTACGGATGATATGATATCACTCAATTCCCAACGTCAATTTTGGTCCATTTATATTCGTAATCTATTAATCTCTCACACTGATTATACTACAATTAAGTTTCGGAATTAGTACcaatagtataattatataaatatgggAAAATGTGGAGAGAATgtataatgttgttgttgttgtcatgaAGTGGGTTAACTCGTCGATTTCCTAGATTTTGTTTTGCCAGCTTGGTAcaactttaaaatttagtaatctAAACTCGTACACGATTTAATACACAGTTGACCTCTCGTTTATACGAGGAAATTCTCTTCCATATACTAATATTGTCTATTGTATTAATTTAATGAGTGTAAATTGTAGGAATGCGTGaacgaagaaaaagaacaactCAGTCCAATATCGATCTTAGAATGCTCATTTGAAGATGATGCTATCTCTCCTCCTTCGCATCACAAGGGTAAAGTCACTGATTATATCCTTACGTTCTTTGAATATTCGCTAATCGATGTAGGGACATTACTTTGTAAACTTGTACTGTCTATACAATATATAGGTTTTATTTACGTTTACAAGTTAtactatatttgttttttttctttctcttatagaTATTTACCATTTTTAgcgtcttttcttttctttttttttcttaaaaaggaaattttcaaACACACACGTGTGAAACCGTAATAAGATATGACAGTGTTGTTTACGTTTACTATTTTTGATTCAAGTTCGatcaaaatatcaattaaaatattttatgtgttttgaaaTTTAGATAAAGATTGCAATATGTTTATTTggaagcattttttttttttttttgataaatcctACCAGCTGATCCGATGAactaaacttttataaattgaCATTTAcagaaagagatgagaagacGAAAAACGAGAGAAAAAGCAGAAGATTTCTGAGTTTGGTACGACTTCAGCCTGTGGATTTACAGAAATGCATAGAGCAATACGTGGGAAGACAAGATTACAACTCTGATCACATTATTAAAACCGAAGAAGATCAATCCGAAATCCGAGCAAACCGTATGTTTGCTCTACTGAAGTCTAGAACTATCGAGGAACAAAACCATTTACTGGCATCTCATGTATTAGACAATGTGATGCTAgattttttcaaagaaaaagggAATAATGAGACAAGAGACGAGGACAAGTTGGTGGATATAGTTGAAGAATGGGTGACGaagagacaagaagaagaatataatatgtttacgAGTTGGGAAGtgagagagaatagagagatCTATGTAAAAGAAATGAAATGGGGTTGTATCAATGAAGATGGGAGAGAGTATGTGGTTGA
The sequence above is a segment of the Camelina sativa cultivar DH55 chromosome 10, Cs, whole genome shotgun sequence genome. Coding sequences within it:
- the LOC104718001 gene encoding protein DETOXIFICATION 49-like, coding for MAAPLIIKNHTDHRQDPNPNPNHLSSLIQEAKSIAKISLPMILTGLLLYSRSMISMLFLGRLNDLSALSGGSLALGFANITGYSLLSGLSIGMEPICVQAFGAKRFKLLGLALQRTTLLLLLCSLPISLLWLNIKKILLFFGQDEEISDQAEIFILFSLPDLILQSFLHPIRIYLRSQSITLPLTYSAFFAVLLHIPINYLLVSSLGLGLKGVALGAIWTNVNLLGFLIIYIVVSGVYDKTWGGFSMDCFKGWRSLMNLAIPSCVSVCLEWWWYEIMILLCGLLLNPQATVASMGILIQTTALIYIFPSSLSVSVSTRVGNELGANTTPFLLDSLDIEESGNYRHLNVF
- the LOC104718002 gene encoding uncharacterized protein LOC104718002 translates to MASISSSSDHHLPVSRRRLKPLILRDYLLEDLSSCSSNGFKSFPRILNAEVKRSRTFHHSPRLTCGLAFSHAVHKASTALLTAVKLLPFPSSVKSPTRTRDNKKVLFSRSFWRIKRSRRELKVDGENKQETDDREKEIQRWRIFADFLQESQEYQPYDHVSPTDSFSGEATLSNDAVGDSLSFSSENSEVVTHSSSGEVVVIMSGDCVGSHVSDGSSLHDNTEECVNEEKEQLSPISILECSFEDDAISPPSHHKERDEKTKNERKSRRFLSLVRLQPVDLQKCIEQYVGRQDYNSDHIIKTEEDQSEIRANRMFALLKSRTIEEQNHLLASHVLDNVMLDFFKEKGNNETRDEDKLVDIVEEWVTKRQEEEYNMFTSWEVRENREIYVKEMKWGCINEDGREYVVEELENGFVSSLIDELILEL